From the genome of Marinobacter sp. F4206:
CCGGGTTCGTGAAAGCCGGCTCATCCAACGCTAGGCCAGCAGTTCCCGCACATCCGAGAGAAACTGATCAACCCGCTCCGTCGTCGTCGCCCAGGAACACATGAGCCGCGCCGAACCACCGATGAAATTGTAGAACCGCCAGCCTTTCGCCCGCAGCGCCGCCTGCACCGGCTCCGGCATTTCCACGAAAACACCGTTAACCTGCCTCGGATAGCGAAGCGTAACACCCGGCAATCCGGTCAGACCTTTGGCCAGTCGCTCTGCGCAGGCGTTGGCATGACGGGCGTTCTGCAACCAGACGTCGCCTTCCAGTAGCCCGCACCAGGGCGCGGAAATGTACCGCATCTTGGAGGCCAGCTGGCCTGCCTGCTTGCAGCGCCACTCGAAGTCCTCCGCCAGACGTCGGTTAAAAAACACCACCGCCTCACCCAGCGCCAGGCCGTTCTTGGTGCCGGAAAAACACAGAACATCGACGCCGGCTTTCCAGGTGATCTCGGAGGGGTGAACGTCCAGTGCCGCCACCGCATTGGCAAAGCGGGCACCGTCCATGTGGATATTCAGATTGTACTGATCGGCTGTGGCCCGGATCGCACGCAGCTCATCGGGCGTGTAGATGGTGCCGACCTCCGTCGCCTGGGTAAGGCTCAGCGCCTTGGGTTTCGGGTAGTGAATGTCGGTGCGCTTGGTGACCAGATGCTCGATGCTTTCCGGTGTCAGCTTGCCGTCCGGCCCCTGCCCCAGCAAGAGCTTGGCGCCGTTGGACGCATATTCCGGGCCGCCACACTCATCGGTCTCAATGTGAGCCAGCTCATGACAGATCACGCTGTGAAAGGACTGGCCGATGGACGCCAGCGCGAGGGAGTTGGCGGCAGTGCCGTTAAAGACGAAATAGACGTCGCACTCGGTATCGAAGAGCGCCCGAATCCCATCCGCTGCCCGCTGGGTCCAGCTGTCTTCGCCATAGGCGGGCTCATCCATACGGTTCGCCTGCTCCATGGCCTTCCAGGCCTGGGGACAAACCCCACTGTAATTGTCACTGGCGAACTGCTCGAACTGGGACACGACGGGCCTCCTGTTGGGGAATCCGATGAATGGGCAATCGCCCAACTTACACGATTCAGCGTGAATCGCCAGCGTTCGGGCCTATCCATTGCGCTAAGGCGGACAGGCCCTTAACGAACCGGATTAACCCGACAGGCCGAGATGCTCGGAATCCTGCTGGATGCAGCGGTCCAGCAGCTCCAGATACTCCGCCTTCGCCTTGCGCTTGGTTTCCCGGTGAGCCCGCATGTTCAGCGTCCGGAAATGCTGCGCCAGCTCGTTCGCCCG
Proteins encoded in this window:
- a CDS encoding low specificity L-threonine aldolase → MSQFEQFASDNYSGVCPQAWKAMEQANRMDEPAYGEDSWTQRAADGIRALFDTECDVYFVFNGTAANSLALASIGQSFHSVICHELAHIETDECGGPEYASNGAKLLLGQGPDGKLTPESIEHLVTKRTDIHYPKPKALSLTQATEVGTIYTPDELRAIRATADQYNLNIHMDGARFANAVAALDVHPSEITWKAGVDVLCFSGTKNGLALGEAVVFFNRRLAEDFEWRCKQAGQLASKMRYISAPWCGLLEGDVWLQNARHANACAERLAKGLTGLPGVTLRYPRQVNGVFVEMPEPVQAALRAKGWRFYNFIGGSARLMCSWATTTERVDQFLSDVRELLA